Proteins encoded in a region of the Stieleria neptunia genome:
- a CDS encoding CDP-alcohol phosphatidyltransferase family protein: protein MAPETDRWLTVPNVITTARILGSPALVPLAIAQQMTWLAALAIFLVFTEWLDGFLARRSHVTSAVGARLDTVADAVFYLSVLAALIAYQPDQVAKEKVWMLVAIASYALSWLTCLVKFRRLPSYHTWAAKGVWLIIIPGTVLWLAGVTPWGVRIAMVCVTLANIEAIAITWVLRECKVDVPSFWHARRIRRQSAVE, encoded by the coding sequence TTGGCACCTGAAACAGACCGTTGGTTGACCGTTCCCAACGTGATCACCACGGCCCGCATTTTGGGCTCACCGGCGCTGGTCCCGTTGGCGATCGCCCAGCAGATGACGTGGCTGGCCGCCCTGGCGATCTTTCTGGTTTTCACCGAATGGTTGGACGGATTTCTGGCCCGGCGCTCCCACGTCACTTCCGCCGTCGGCGCGCGTCTGGACACGGTCGCGGATGCCGTGTTCTACCTGTCCGTGCTGGCCGCGCTGATCGCGTACCAGCCGGACCAGGTCGCCAAAGAGAAGGTTTGGATGCTGGTGGCCATCGCGAGTTACGCGTTGAGTTGGCTGACGTGTCTGGTCAAGTTTCGACGGCTGCCCAGTTACCACACTTGGGCCGCGAAGGGGGTTTGGTTGATCATCATCCCCGGCACGGTCCTTTGGCTCGCCGGCGTCACCCCCTGGGGCGTCCGCATTGCAATGGTTTGCGTCACGCTGGCCAACATCGAAGCCATCGCGATCACGTGGGTCTTGCGTGAGTGCAAAGTGGACGTCCCTTCGTTCTGGCACGCACGAAGAATCAGGCGGCAGTCTGCGGTTGAGTGA
- a CDS encoding TIGR03067 domain-containing protein produces MRSLLLGLLVVGVALPFAANAEDAQDQAIKKDRKKLQGTWQVTSLVIAGNRAKDEDAKKFTVVNGDDGTWSVRSEGKESSKGTSTISPTVKPKTIDFTATEGGASGDQFVGIYQLGKNKRKLCFVRSDKERPTEFTSTTENQNILVTYERIK; encoded by the coding sequence ATGCGAAGTTTACTGTTGGGACTGTTGGTGGTCGGCGTCGCTTTACCGTTCGCCGCAAACGCTGAGGATGCCCAAGACCAAGCCATCAAGAAGGATCGCAAGAAACTCCAGGGCACCTGGCAAGTCACCTCACTGGTGATCGCCGGCAACCGAGCAAAAGACGAAGACGCAAAAAAATTCACGGTCGTCAATGGCGACGATGGCACCTGGAGCGTGCGTTCGGAAGGGAAAGAGTCGAGCAAAGGCACAAGTACGATCTCGCCGACGGTCAAACCCAAGACCATCGACTTCACCGCGACCGAGGGCGGGGCCAGCGGCGATCAATTTGTCGGAATCTATCAACTCGGCAAAAACAAGCGAAAACTCTGTTTCGTGCGTAGCGACAAAGAGCGGCCAACCGAGTTCACGTCGACAACCGAGAATCAAAACATCCTGGTGACGTACGAGCGAATCAAGTAG